GCGGGGTGAGCTGCAGGATTACGATCTGGCGCATGCCGCGCGCGGGGACTTGTGCCGCCGGCTCGGCCGGCGCAACGAGGCGCGGGAGGCCTACGCGCGCGCCCGCGCCCTGGGCCCGGCGGAGGCCGTGCGGCGGTTTCTGGAAAAACGGCTGCGCGAACTCGCGTGAAAAATTTCCGCTATCGCGTCGAATTGAGCTGCGCCCAGTCGACCAAGTAACGGAACTCCGCCCAATTCCGGGCGCGTTCCCACCTCCTAGATCCACATGAAATACATCTGCCTCGGCTACGCTGATCCCCAAATCTTCGCCGCGCTTTCCGAAAAGGAAATGAATGCCGCGATCGACCGCTGTTTCACCTACGACGACGAGCTGCGCGCGAAAGGCCATTTCGCCGGCGGGCACGGTTTGCAGCCGCCGCAGAGCGCGATGACGCTGCGCTCCGTCAACGGGTGCGTGGTGGTGACAGACGGACCGTTCACCGAGACCAAGGAATACCTCGGCGGCATCCTGATCCTCGAGGCGCGCGACCTGAATCACGCGGTCGAACTGATCTCGAAGCATCCGGGCGTCGGCTTCGGCCCGTGGGAAATCCGCCCGGCGGCCGATCTCGACGAGATGCTCCGCGAGAGCGAGAAGCGCCGCGCGACGAAGCCGAAAGCGTAGGAAAACCAGGCGGTAGCTGCGCGGGCATTACCCGCTCGCGTGGCGCGGCTTCGCGCGCACACTGCGCGACCGATGACCGAGGACGAAGCCGATGCGATGCAGGCGCGCAGCGATTTGTTGAACGACCGCGTGCAAGCGCGGCTCGCGCGCGAAGGCGCGGAGAACTACGCGCGGATTTTGCAGGAGGAGATCGAGCGGCTGAACCGCGAGCATCCCGCACCGCCGCCGACGCCGGAGCAGCGGGCGCGAAATCAGGCATGGCTGGAGAAATTCAACTCGGGACAGGCGGGAACTTCGGCCGGCGAAACCGAGGACGACGAGCAGCCCCACGAGCACGCGTGGGTGACACGCTTGGCCGAGTTCCTCGACCGCTGTCGCGCCCGTGCCGAGTCGGAAAACTGGATTCCGGAGGACGCGGTCCCGGAGCATCCGGTGAGGGAATTGATCCACGCGCTCGAGCGCGCGACCGTGAAACTCACCGTCGCGCTCAACGGCCGACGCTGGCCGCCCGAAAGTGACTTCGTGGCGCTCACGATCCCGCCGTTGAAGAAAGTTCGCGAGTATCTCGACGACGCGCTGCGCGCCGCCGAGTCGTGCGAAGAGGAGGCCTTGCTGGATCCGGCGCAGCTCAGTGCGATCCTGCGCGACGCGGGCGAAATCGCCCAGCAGATCGACGCGCGGATCGCGGAGTTGCGAGCAAAGCTGGAGCGCGGAGCGAGGTGAGCGCTGGAAACCGGACGGACTAGATATCGGCGGACTCCAAATGGTGCTTCAAGGTGCGCCAGTTCGGACAGAGTTGATCCAACAAGCGGAAAAAGGAGCGGTCGTGATAGGGATGGGACAAATGGCAGATCTCGTGCGCGACGACATAGTCGATGCACGCGGCGGGTGCCTTCACGAGATGGGGATTCAGGCGGATCGTGCCGTCGCGCTGCGAGCTGCCCCA
This window of the Candidatus Didemnitutus sp. genome carries:
- a CDS encoding YciI family protein, which codes for MKYICLGYADPQIFAALSEKEMNAAIDRCFTYDDELRAKGHFAGGHGLQPPQSAMTLRSVNGCVVVTDGPFTETKEYLGGILILEARDLNHAVELISKHPGVGFGPWEIRPAADLDEMLRESEKRRATKPKA